A region of Fibrobacter sp. UWP2 DNA encodes the following proteins:
- a CDS encoding glycogen-binding domain-containing protein has translation MAKTTANKVAKAPAKKAAAKPAAEKKACAKACAKPAAKKAAPKAAAKPAAEKKAAPKAAAAKKVTVEFVADCPLATTVSVAGSFNNWAVDKDMLKKDKKTGLWTAKISLSAGDYEYKFVCDGKNWDAGDNKIKHV, from the coding sequence ATGGCTAAGACTACTGCAAACAAGGTCGCAAAGGCCCCTGCAAAGAAGGCCGCCGCCAAGCCGGCTGCCGAAAAGAAGGCTTGCGCTAAGGCTTGTGCAAAGCCCGCCGCCAAGAAGGCTGCCCCGAAGGCTGCTGCCAAGCCGGCCGCCGAAAAGAAGGCCGCTCCGAAGGCCGCCGCCGCGAAGAAGGTCACCGTCGAATTCGTCGCTGACTGCCCGCTCGCAACGACCGTTTCCGTCGCCGGTTCCTTCAACAACTGGGCTGTCGACAAGGACATGCTCAAGAAGGACAAGAAGACAGGTCTCTGGACTGCCAAGATCTCTCTCTCTGCTGGCGATTACGAATACAAGTTCGTATGTGACGGCAAGAACTGGGACGCAGGCGACAACAAGATCAAGCACGTCTAA
- a CDS encoding ribose-phosphate pyrophosphokinase: MSDRFIVTGNFTDDPFAIDIAQYIGLREDISDVVSLKTFANSEFCPRYGLDVDDMDHIGRRLEGKIVLICSVSNHDRSRNDYAMRNCILARAAKDNGAEQVVLVEPDLFYSAQDRGPHRVGELEKDRPVTDLKKFDGQAFTSLLYAQLLKTAGVDAVVTCHNHSIKVQNLFSEIFEGNFHNLIPTDVYAHYIKSSNFVQTGKDGNNLVIVSPDKGARPFMNAVYEALGLPECKRVVMDKVRTGEREISMTFNPELSDISIEEIEGKDVIVFDDMVRTGTTIVQCCEHIKKGHPNRVCFGVTHFHTSAEAREKLNSPAIDEILTTSTLPDIMNRDCQGRLRKKLTVLKLGKWIARHVMQMYGLDDGRFEKDFYKIDMSSKNPRWPPVFF; encoded by the coding sequence ATGTCAGATCGTTTTATCGTAACTGGAAACTTTACCGATGATCCGTTTGCCATCGACATTGCGCAATACATCGGTCTCCGCGAAGACATCTCCGACGTGGTCTCTTTGAAGACTTTCGCCAACTCCGAGTTCTGCCCCCGCTACGGACTTGATGTGGATGACATGGACCATATCGGCAGGCGCTTGGAAGGCAAGATCGTTTTGATTTGCTCGGTTTCGAACCACGACCGTAGCCGCAACGACTACGCCATGCGTAACTGCATCCTCGCCCGCGCTGCCAAGGACAACGGTGCCGAGCAGGTGGTGCTTGTGGAACCCGACCTCTTTTACAGCGCCCAGGACCGCGGTCCGCACCGCGTAGGCGAACTCGAAAAGGACCGCCCGGTGACCGACCTCAAGAAGTTCGACGGCCAGGCTTTTACGAGCCTCCTTTACGCCCAGCTTTTGAAGACCGCCGGTGTTGATGCTGTGGTGACCTGTCACAACCACAGCATCAAGGTGCAGAACCTCTTCAGCGAAATTTTCGAGGGCAACTTCCACAACCTCATCCCGACGGATGTTTACGCCCACTACATCAAGAGCAGCAACTTCGTGCAGACCGGCAAGGACGGCAACAACCTTGTGATCGTCTCCCCCGATAAGGGCGCACGACCGTTCATGAACGCCGTTTACGAAGCCCTAGGCCTCCCGGAATGCAAGCGCGTGGTGATGGATAAGGTCCGTACGGGCGAACGCGAAATCAGCATGACCTTCAACCCGGAACTCTCCGACATCAGTATCGAAGAAATCGAGGGCAAGGACGTGATCGTGTTTGACGACATGGTGCGCACGGGTACGACGATCGTGCAGTGCTGCGAACACATCAAGAAGGGCCACCCCAACCGTGTGTGCTTCGGCGTGACGCACTTCCACACCAGTGCCGAAGCCCGCGAAAAGCTCAACAGCCCCGCCATTGACGAAATCCTTACTACGTCGACGCTCCCCGACATCATGAACCGTGACTGCCAGGGCCGCCTCCGCAAGAAGCTCACCGTGCTCAAGCTCGGCAAGTGGATTGCCCGCCACGTGATGCAGATGTACGGCCTCGACGACGGACGTTTCGAGAAGGACTTCTACAAGATTGACATGAGTTCCAAGAACCCGCGTTGGCCGCCTGTGTTTTTCTAG
- a CDS encoding TIGR02147 family protein: MKCVSKINVFMYFDYVEYLDAVVKEFLAVPGSSMRSLQETLGMKGSAFFSRILDRSRPLSFANAKTLAASLEMGDTEAEYFLLLVKFGNEKDVDKRDALLKQLIAIRGKNAEYALEDSRLNFFGKWYIPVIRDLLPLLPANTSAKKIGRMMVPALKESQVQNAIDYLLKNGFILKEGDGRYTVAEPIVATPPRVRSAVLRKYHKKNLEINEEVYDLLGGDDRSITSVTCSLSKESFEKIRKEIADMRERILAIAREDTNPTMVCHAGFQLVPRARKIAEGGDHE; encoded by the coding sequence ATGAAATGCGTTTCCAAAATAAATGTCTTTATGTATTTCGACTACGTCGAGTACCTGGACGCGGTCGTCAAGGAGTTTTTGGCCGTCCCGGGCAGCTCCATGCGTAGCCTGCAAGAGACGCTCGGCATGAAGGGTTCCGCTTTCTTCAGCCGCATTTTGGACCGTTCCCGCCCACTCTCGTTTGCAAATGCAAAGACGCTCGCCGCCTCGCTCGAGATGGGCGATACCGAGGCGGAATACTTTTTGCTCCTCGTGAAGTTCGGCAACGAAAAGGACGTGGATAAGCGCGACGCTCTTTTGAAACAGCTCATCGCCATCCGCGGCAAGAACGCGGAATACGCCCTTGAAGATTCCAGGCTGAACTTTTTTGGCAAGTGGTACATCCCTGTAATCCGCGACTTGCTGCCACTTTTGCCTGCAAACACAAGCGCAAAGAAGATCGGCCGCATGATGGTCCCCGCCCTCAAGGAATCGCAAGTGCAGAACGCCATCGACTACCTTTTAAAAAATGGTTTTATTTTGAAAGAGGGCGATGGTCGCTATACGGTGGCAGAGCCGATTGTCGCGACGCCACCGCGTGTGCGTTCCGCGGTGCTTCGCAAATATCACAAGAAGAACCTGGAAATCAACGAGGAAGTCTACGACCTGCTCGGTGGCGACGACCGCAGCATCACTTCGGTCACGTGCAGCCTCTCGAAGGAAAGTTTTGAAAAAATCCGCAAGGAAATCGCCGACATGCGTGAACGCATTTTAGCCATCGCCCGCGAAGACACGAACCCCACCATGGTATGCCACGCCGGATTCCAATTAGTGCCGCGTGCACGCAAGATTGCCGAAGGAGGCGACCATGAATAA
- a CDS encoding sodium:solute symporter codes for MSVILILYLAALLIIAVRSARAVNSIPDFFVARKGASACAVAGSLVATILGGSAIIGAIDAGPRMGGAATWFMLVGAMGLLALLPFARKAYALGKYALPDLIENLYGKGPRLVASVVIPLAWTGIVAAQIIAAAKLLQSFTPMSYTMAALVSATVFILYTVAGGQLSILRTDFLQAILIIAGLLAVAGFALGSGTVGENLARGEAPAFPFNAGFSPLDLFLLLLTYGTTFTAGPDMFSRIFCARDARTARSAILTAAVVLVPVAAIIGFLAAFGTGFGNVQGARITAIAQAVVPAPLLPLIALALLSVVLSSADTTLLSSSIIVYGLFNRSSGNKPSARPLAKARVIILCNGIVATLIALQFTDIIGMLLLGLAVYAGAFTVPILWGLSGLRSKPVFVGAAIIAGGLLALAGKLLPALGEGVQLPAHTSDALLIAAFAVNALLLTCGRTRGK; via the coding sequence ATGTCTGTTATTTTGATTTTGTACTTGGCAGCCCTTTTGATTATTGCGGTTCGCAGCGCGCGAGCCGTCAACAGCATTCCGGATTTTTTTGTGGCGCGCAAGGGCGCGAGCGCGTGTGCAGTGGCGGGGAGCCTTGTGGCGACGATTCTTGGCGGCTCGGCCATTATCGGCGCCATTGACGCAGGGCCCCGCATGGGCGGAGCCGCCACGTGGTTCATGCTGGTGGGCGCGATGGGACTCCTGGCGCTGCTGCCGTTTGCCCGCAAAGCCTATGCACTGGGCAAATACGCCTTGCCCGACCTGATCGAGAACCTGTACGGAAAGGGGCCGCGCCTGGTGGCAAGCGTCGTGATCCCCTTGGCGTGGACAGGCATTGTCGCAGCGCAGATCATTGCGGCGGCAAAACTGCTGCAGAGCTTTACCCCCATGAGCTATACCATGGCGGCGCTGGTCTCGGCGACGGTGTTCATTTTGTACACAGTCGCCGGGGGGCAGCTCTCGATTTTGCGAACTGACTTTTTGCAGGCAATCCTGATTATAGCGGGGCTTTTGGCGGTGGCGGGATTTGCCCTGGGGAGCGGGACCGTGGGCGAGAACTTGGCCCGCGGTGAAGCGCCCGCATTCCCGTTCAATGCAGGATTCTCGCCGCTCGACTTGTTCCTCTTGCTGCTCACGTACGGCACCACATTCACGGCAGGGCCCGACATGTTCAGCCGCATCTTTTGCGCCCGCGACGCCCGCACCGCCCGCTCGGCGATCTTGACCGCGGCCGTCGTGCTCGTGCCCGTCGCCGCCATCATCGGGTTCTTGGCGGCATTCGGCACCGGGTTCGGAAACGTGCAGGGCGCCCGAATCACCGCCATCGCGCAGGCCGTGGTGCCCGCACCGCTGCTCCCGCTCATTGCGCTTGCGCTTTTGAGCGTGGTCCTCAGCAGTGCCGACACCACTCTTTTGAGCAGCTCCATCATCGTGTACGGGCTATTCAACCGCAGCAGCGGCAACAAACCTTCTGCACGTCCGCTCGCCAAGGCACGCGTGATTATCCTCTGCAACGGCATTGTGGCGACCCTCATTGCGCTCCAGTTCACCGACATCATCGGGATGCTCCTGCTCGGCCTAGCGGTATATGCCGGCGCCTTTACCGTTCCCATATTGTGGGGGCTTTCGGGTTTGCGCAGCAAGCCCGTGTTCGTGGGCGCAGCCATTATTGCAGGCGGGCTGCTCGCGCTCGCCGGCAAGCTGCTACCCGCCCTTGGCGAAGGCGTGCAGCTCCCGGCACATACAAGCGACGCGCTCCTCATCGCGGCCTTCGCCGTAAACGCGCTTTTGCTCACCTGTGGCCGTACCCGAGGGAAGTAG
- a CDS encoding glycoside hydrolase family 5 protein: protein MKKRLFSIAMAGALVAGLATSAFATIKPTRVGPVSEYGALHAGYIINDGCGSSTEVCDPLPSPGAILGSWNGSPVSVQGMSLTWSQYWPYGSSFYGGSYIDTLVGAWHVELVRAAMGVVPPWGHFSYMKNPAYFESQMDTVVQAAIRNDIYVLIDWHSEGGYFNCIHPGQTPKLKFNDNKECFTAADAAKFFGKMAERYGKYPHVIFEIYNEPVAESWDDLKAYADTVITEIRRYSNNLVIMGTPQWSSQAGDAIKNPIQDKNVAYSYHFYADIHKTDEHTASSQKAIDAGLPVFITEWGGIDKIFSNASQKEQLEKFLTWRNKNKLSSAKWDVEKPFLTDSDVDQYTLNTLMPKLHTYQKHFNWETEIKDSLPIIINYNSANLLLGNWKYETDSTVADGDGKYGHSGAEFYGAKADDGNGAPGTAGATEFKFSLNGIKLDTAGTGYAYAPYVNVTLELPELAYEPCPPEVDCGPQYPTELGYCDMVSYKYKGTNHQFTAFEEWNLSETVYGEGSWDYAFVEMPYSPEWTTVYVDLGWMRRNAWQAGLPEGINLEATTGLRFAIRDEAFDNKLEVTGLSCVKGVKNYTPVTPPVSIKKQNRIASNASNISVATQGKLIAVDGLASFNGKKFALVNSMGQTLNRGTVQGNSLRLMAPRSGRYMLFIRGEGVNITRVISIK from the coding sequence ATGAAAAAAAGGTTATTCAGCATCGCGATGGCAGGCGCGCTCGTAGCGGGCCTTGCCACATCGGCCTTCGCCACCATCAAGCCCACCCGCGTGGGACCCGTAAGCGAATACGGCGCCTTGCATGCAGGGTACATCATTAATGACGGCTGCGGGAGCAGCACTGAGGTATGCGATCCGCTTCCTTCCCCGGGCGCCATTCTGGGCAGCTGGAATGGGAGCCCCGTAAGCGTTCAGGGCATGAGCCTCACCTGGAGCCAGTACTGGCCCTACGGCAGCAGCTTTTACGGCGGCTCCTACATCGACACCCTCGTGGGTGCTTGGCATGTGGAGCTCGTTCGCGCCGCCATGGGCGTTGTGCCGCCTTGGGGCCATTTCAGCTACATGAAGAACCCCGCCTACTTTGAATCGCAAATGGATACAGTGGTACAGGCCGCTATCCGTAACGACATCTACGTGCTCATTGACTGGCATTCCGAAGGTGGTTACTTCAACTGCATCCACCCCGGTCAAACGCCCAAGCTCAAGTTCAACGACAACAAGGAATGCTTTACCGCAGCCGACGCCGCCAAGTTCTTTGGCAAAATGGCCGAACGCTACGGCAAGTACCCGCACGTGATTTTTGAAATCTACAACGAACCCGTCGCCGAATCCTGGGATGACCTCAAGGCCTACGCCGACACCGTCATTACGGAAATCCGCAGGTATTCCAACAACCTCGTCATCATGGGAACTCCGCAATGGTCTTCGCAGGCAGGCGATGCTATCAAGAATCCCATCCAAGACAAGAATGTCGCCTACTCCTACCACTTCTATGCCGATATCCACAAGACCGACGAGCACACCGCAAGTTCGCAAAAGGCCATTGATGCAGGGCTCCCCGTGTTCATCACCGAATGGGGCGGCATTGACAAAATCTTCTCGAACGCAAGCCAAAAGGAACAGCTGGAAAAATTCCTCACTTGGCGCAACAAGAACAAGCTTTCCAGCGCCAAGTGGGACGTGGAAAAGCCCTTCCTCACCGACAGCGACGTAGACCAGTACACCCTCAATACCTTGATGCCGAAACTCCACACCTACCAGAAGCACTTCAACTGGGAAACGGAAATCAAGGACAGCCTCCCGATAATCATCAATTACAACTCCGCGAACCTGCTCCTTGGCAATTGGAAATACGAAACCGACTCCACTGTCGCCGACGGGGACGGCAAATACGGACATTCCGGAGCGGAATTCTATGGTGCAAAGGCTGACGACGGAAACGGCGCACCGGGCACGGCTGGCGCTACGGAGTTCAAGTTCTCCCTCAACGGAATCAAGCTCGATACCGCAGGCACGGGCTACGCCTACGCGCCTTACGTGAACGTGACCCTTGAACTTCCGGAGCTCGCATACGAACCCTGCCCTCCAGAAGTGGATTGCGGTCCTCAATATCCTACGGAGCTCGGATATTGCGACATGGTGAGCTACAAGTACAAGGGCACGAACCACCAGTTCACCGCATTCGAGGAATGGAATCTGTCGGAGACCGTTTACGGCGAGGGCTCCTGGGACTACGCCTTTGTAGAAATGCCCTACAGCCCTGAATGGACCACCGTCTACGTGGACCTAGGCTGGATGCGTCGTAACGCCTGGCAGGCAGGCCTCCCCGAAGGTATAAACCTCGAAGCTACTACAGGGCTCCGCTTCGCCATCCGTGACGAAGCCTTTGACAACAAACTCGAAGTCACCGGGCTTTCGTGCGTCAAGGGCGTTAAGAACTATACCCCCGTTACGCCGCCGGTTTCTATCAAGAAGCAGAACCGCATCGCAAGCAATGCAAGTAACATCAGTGTTGCGACCCAAGGCAAGCTTATTGCTGTCGATGGGCTTGCAAGCTTTAACGGAAAGAAATTTGCGCTCGTGAACAGCATGGGCCAAACACTCAACCGCGGCACCGTGCAGGGCAACAGCCTCCGCCTCATGGCTCCGCGAAGTGGTCGCTATATGTTGTTTATTCGGGGTGAGGGCGTAAACATTACACGCGTTATTAGTATAAAGTAA
- the rpe gene encoding ribulose-phosphate 3-epimerase → MLKQIIAPSVLNANFLELGNGLKAIENGGAGLVHLDIMDGHFVPNISFGPGISACVGKGTKLPLDCHLMIENPEKYVGEFAKAGASIISVHAETTNHLDRLVHQIRELDVKPAVAINPATPLESIKYVLDIVDMVLVMSVNPGFGGQSLIPYCLDKIRELRQMKPELDIQIDGGVKLDNILACKEAGANVFVVGSAIFGKSDPEAVCREFVKAVNG, encoded by the coding sequence ATGCTCAAACAAATTATCGCCCCCAGCGTGCTGAACGCTAACTTCCTCGAACTCGGTAACGGCCTCAAGGCCATCGAAAACGGTGGCGCCGGCCTCGTGCACCTCGACATCATGGACGGGCACTTCGTGCCGAACATCAGTTTCGGCCCGGGGATTTCCGCATGCGTGGGCAAGGGCACCAAGCTCCCGCTCGATTGTCACCTGATGATCGAGAATCCCGAGAAGTACGTGGGCGAATTCGCGAAGGCGGGCGCAAGCATCATTAGCGTGCATGCCGAAACCACGAACCACCTCGACCGCCTGGTGCACCAGATCAGGGAACTCGACGTGAAGCCCGCAGTGGCCATCAACCCGGCAACCCCGCTCGAAAGCATCAAGTACGTGCTCGACATCGTGGACATGGTGCTCGTGATGTCGGTGAACCCAGGCTTTGGCGGCCAGAGCCTGATCCCGTATTGCCTCGACAAGATTCGCGAGCTGCGCCAAATGAAGCCCGAATTGGACATCCAGATTGACGGCGGCGTGAAACTCGACAACATCCTCGCCTGCAAGGAAGCGGGCGCGAACGTGTTCGTGGTAGGTTCCGCGATTTTCGGAAAGAGCGACCCCGAGGCCGTGTGCCGCGAATTCGTCAAAGCCGTGAACGGCTAA
- the lysA gene encoding diaminopimelate decarboxylase, whose translation MNYSIPQEVFVKAAEQYGTPLWLYDRATIEKRVKEVQVFDTVRFAQKACPNLSIVALVRKLGGVVDAVSAGEIVRALKAGFKGGQQKGKAPEIVYTADIFDRDALELVKKYDIAVNVGSPDMIQQLADFGVKSELTLRVNPGFGHGHSSKVNTGGPLSKHGVWHEQIKDCVKLAQANGMWITGLHMHIGSGSDFEHLSQVCDAMVDASRRLGSHLRTISAGGGLPIPYHEEDKGNRIDMQAYYDLWDKARKNIQQSIGHEVHLEVEPGRYLVAESGYLMAEIRAVKKQGDNLFYLLDAGFTDLVRPSFYGSYHGISIIARDGREMNEMVDAVVAGPLCESGDVFTQEEGGFVVTRKLPKAKVGDLLILHDAGAYGAAMSSNYNSRRYAAETMYTNGELKVIRERQTFEQLLQNDRIIDL comes from the coding sequence ATGAATTATTCCATCCCCCAAGAAGTTTTTGTGAAGGCTGCCGAACAGTACGGCACCCCCCTCTGGCTCTATGACCGCGCCACCATCGAGAAGCGCGTGAAGGAAGTTCAGGTTTTCGACACGGTGCGTTTTGCCCAGAAGGCATGCCCGAACCTCTCCATCGTAGCGCTCGTACGCAAGCTCGGTGGCGTGGTGGATGCCGTTTCTGCAGGCGAAATCGTCCGCGCGTTGAAGGCGGGTTTCAAGGGTGGTCAGCAGAAGGGCAAGGCTCCCGAAATTGTCTACACCGCAGACATCTTCGACCGCGACGCGCTTGAACTCGTGAAGAAATACGACATCGCGGTGAACGTCGGTTCCCCCGACATGATCCAGCAGCTCGCCGATTTCGGCGTGAAGTCGGAACTTACGCTCCGCGTGAATCCGGGATTTGGTCACGGGCATTCGAGCAAGGTGAATACCGGTGGCCCGCTCAGCAAGCACGGCGTGTGGCACGAGCAGATCAAGGACTGCGTCAAGCTCGCGCAGGCAAACGGCATGTGGATTACCGGGCTCCACATGCACATCGGTTCCGGCTCCGACTTCGAGCACCTCTCGCAGGTTTGCGACGCGATGGTCGACGCTAGCCGCCGCCTGGGTAGCCATCTCCGCACCATCAGTGCAGGGGGCGGCCTCCCGATTCCGTACCATGAGGAAGACAAGGGCAACCGCATTGACATGCAGGCCTACTACGACCTGTGGGACAAGGCCCGCAAGAACATCCAGCAGAGCATCGGCCACGAGGTTCACCTGGAAGTCGAACCCGGTCGCTACCTGGTGGCCGAAAGCGGTTACCTGATGGCCGAAATCCGCGCCGTCAAAAAACAGGGCGACAATTTGTTCTACCTGCTCGACGCCGGCTTTACCGACCTCGTTCGCCCGAGCTTCTACGGCAGTTATCACGGCATTTCCATCATCGCCCGCGACGGTCGCGAGATGAACGAGATGGTCGACGCAGTGGTGGCTGGCCCGCTCTGCGAATCCGGTGACGTGTTCACGCAGGAAGAAGGCGGCTTCGTGGTGACGCGCAAGCTCCCGAAGGCGAAGGTCGGCGATCTTTTGATTCTCCATGACGCAGGTGCCTACGGTGCCGCCATGAGCAGCAACTACAACAGCCGCCGCTACGCCGCCGAGACCATGTACACGAACGGCGAACTGAAGGTCATCCGCGAAAGGCAGACGTTCGAGCAGCTTCTCCAGAACGACCGCATTATTGATTTATAA
- a CDS encoding nitroreductase family protein, producing the protein MRICFIKSLGAVALTLAAAATVTFALEPPQDIIVMPPKDGGYTLVKAIESRHSDRTFVDSDFSSTQVAEILWCASGENRENGGLTVPTALGKKEVFVYAVTKQGVYKFLPNEKKALFVNKGDFRKDAGMQDFVGKAAVNLVYVIDKNLSGGKTDADKVRMGAFSAGAMSQNVALFAASKGYGNVVRGSFDKVKLGKALKLSPSEEILMTQSVGPIAPAK; encoded by the coding sequence ATGCGCATTTGTTTTATAAAGAGCTTGGGCGCCGTTGCCCTTACGCTTGCCGCTGCGGCGACTGTCACCTTCGCCTTGGAGCCGCCCCAAGATATCATCGTCATGCCGCCCAAGGACGGCGGTTACACGCTGGTCAAGGCGATCGAGTCGCGCCATAGCGACCGCACGTTTGTGGATTCGGATTTTAGTTCGACGCAAGTCGCTGAAATTTTGTGGTGCGCCTCGGGCGAGAACCGCGAAAACGGCGGGCTCACCGTGCCCACTGCCCTTGGCAAAAAGGAAGTCTTTGTGTATGCCGTTACCAAGCAGGGTGTATACAAGTTTTTGCCCAACGAAAAAAAAGCCCTCTTTGTGAACAAAGGGGACTTTCGTAAGGACGCTGGCATGCAGGACTTTGTGGGCAAGGCTGCTGTGAACCTGGTGTATGTCATCGACAAGAACCTTTCGGGCGGCAAGACCGACGCCGACAAGGTGCGCATGGGTGCGTTCAGTGCCGGCGCGATGTCGCAAAACGTGGCGCTCTTTGCGGCGTCCAAGGGTTACGGCAATGTGGTACGAGGATCCTTTGACAAGGTAAAGCTAGGCAAGGCACTCAAGCTTTCCCCGTCCGAAGAAATCCTTATGACACAATCGGTGGGGCCTATTGCCCCAGCGAAGTGA